The Crocosphaera subtropica ATCC 51142 genome includes a window with the following:
- a CDS encoding Uma2 family endonuclease, with product METITIPKGFKVTPEQFDQLASAEQLVRMELTKKGELIIMSPTGGEAGRKNRRLTQQMETVEIYRLGYELKILNHPQTLSGENILPGFVLDLSEI from the coding sequence ATGGAAACCATTACGATTCCTAAAGGATTTAAAGTAACTCCAGAACAATTCGATCAGCTTGCCTCTGCCGAACAATTAGTAAGAATGGAGTTAACTAAAAAGGGAGAATTAATTATTATGAGTCCCACCGGTGGAGAAGCAGGGAGAAAAAATCGTCGTTTGACACAACAAATGGAAACAGTAGAAATATATAGATTAGGTTATGAACTAAAAATTTTAAATCACCCTCAAACCTTATCAGGAGAAAATATTTTACCTGGGTTTGTTTTAGATTTAAGTGAGATTTGA
- a CDS encoding serine/threonine phosphatase — MLVCPQCHSENPNNSQVCQQCQTSLTHQSCPQCGHQTPVSEPHCSKCGTFMGKLWQVILAQPMSSDQTEKSLTFDNNYLDLGQRYQIWPSQETETFKVIATTSTHTLYQGQVLDCQPLEQSTLPTLVNQVSDLLKESEEEDPTLLWEQMGIPAHAFPYLTLKDLTPVVPEVYDAWTAWTVNETEVILLPDRTHWQTIPDLVIHQSLLTLQIIYWLNQMVTLWNSLSAINYCQSLLVEENLRLDEDQTFGLLKLYPDRPDAPPSLQQLGQLWQTWLTQGGYPCESKLASLIQRVAEGKLNQVAELRLELQDLAAEQQMTDDQENLTNTQVSPSSLDFVAEELPEFQEELLSDPLEETPTATDIANESTAVLPMELVNLTALGCTDRGRQRHHNEDYFGMNSELNIRQSNQGRIVNGRGLYLVCDGMGGHAAGEVASKMAIETLENFFAQHWQDDFPDQETILQGILLANKKLYDVNQSNASSGSGRMGTTLVLMLVDQTKVAVAHVGDSRVYCISRKKGLEQLTIDHEVGQRAIQQGIEPKLAYARPDAYQLTQALGPHDNKYIQPDIRFIDLAEDTLFLLCSDGLCDNDLVEDYWETYLLPLLKSTQSLDKTMRKLIEFANSYNGHDNITAVLVKLKIRPKVNPKDW; from the coding sequence ATGCTTGTTTGTCCTCAATGTCACTCAGAAAACCCTAATAATAGTCAGGTCTGTCAACAATGCCAAACCTCCTTGACCCATCAATCTTGTCCTCAATGTGGTCATCAGACCCCTGTTTCTGAGCCTCATTGCTCAAAATGCGGAACCTTCATGGGTAAACTTTGGCAAGTCATTTTAGCTCAACCCATGAGTAGTGATCAGACTGAAAAAAGTTTAACCTTTGACAACAATTATCTTGATCTCGGACAAAGATATCAAATTTGGCCTTCTCAAGAAACAGAAACCTTTAAAGTTATCGCTACCACCTCTACCCATACTCTCTATCAAGGTCAAGTGCTTGACTGTCAACCCTTAGAACAATCGACCCTACCAACCTTAGTCAATCAAGTCTCAGACTTATTAAAAGAAAGCGAAGAAGAAGATCCTACCTTGCTATGGGAGCAAATGGGTATTCCTGCTCATGCCTTTCCCTATCTCACCCTCAAAGACTTAACCCCTGTTGTGCCTGAAGTTTATGACGCTTGGACAGCTTGGACAGTCAACGAAACAGAAGTTATCTTATTACCCGATCGCACTCATTGGCAAACCATTCCCGATTTAGTCATCCATCAATCCTTACTTACTCTCCAGATAATTTATTGGCTAAATCAAATGGTCACCCTCTGGAACAGTTTATCGGCTATTAACTACTGTCAAAGCCTCCTCGTAGAAGAAAACCTGAGACTCGATGAAGATCAAACCTTCGGGTTACTCAAATTATATCCCGATCGCCCCGATGCTCCCCCCTCTCTACAACAATTAGGTCAATTATGGCAAACTTGGTTGACCCAAGGGGGTTATCCTTGTGAGAGTAAATTGGCCAGCCTCATTCAACGAGTGGCTGAAGGTAAGCTAAACCAGGTAGCAGAATTACGTTTAGAACTGCAAGATTTAGCAGCCGAGCAACAAATGACCGATGATCAAGAAAACCTCACCAATACCCAAGTTTCCCCTTCCTCTTTAGACTTTGTTGCCGAAGAATTACCAGAATTTCAGGAGGAATTATTGAGTGATCCCCTAGAAGAAACCCCTACCGCCACAGATATAGCCAATGAGTCCACAGCAGTGTTACCGATGGAATTAGTTAATTTAACTGCCTTGGGATGCACTGATCGGGGACGACAACGACATCATAATGAAGATTATTTTGGGATGAACAGCGAACTCAACATTCGCCAAAGTAATCAAGGTAGGATAGTCAATGGCCGGGGACTGTACCTGGTTTGTGATGGCATGGGCGGTCACGCAGCCGGAGAAGTAGCCAGTAAAATGGCGATCGAAACCTTAGAAAACTTTTTCGCTCAACATTGGCAAGATGATTTTCCTGACCAAGAAACTATCTTACAGGGAATTTTATTAGCCAATAAAAAGCTGTACGATGTCAATCAAAGCAATGCCAGTTCCGGTAGTGGACGCATGGGAACTACTTTGGTGTTAATGTTAGTGGATCAGACTAAAGTTGCTGTAGCTCATGTGGGAGACAGTCGGGTTTATTGCATTAGTCGCAAAAAAGGACTCGAACAATTGACCATTGATCACGAAGTAGGACAAAGGGCGATCCAACAAGGGATTGAACCTAAATTAGCCTATGCTAGACCGGATGCTTACCAATTAACCCAAGCCTTAGGCCCCCACGATAATAAGTATATACAACCAGATATTAGATTTATAGACCTAGCAGAAGACACTTTATTTCTACTGTGTTCTGATGGTTTATGTGACAATGATTTAGTCGAAGATTATTGGGAAACTTATCTATTACCTTTATTAAAATCCACTCAATCTTTAGATAAAACAATGAGGAAATTAATTGAATTTGCTAATAGCTATAATGGTCATGACAATATTACCGCCGTTTTAGTTAAGCTGAAAATTCGCCCCAAAGTTAACCCTAAAGATTGGTAA
- a CDS encoding calcium-translocating P-type ATPase, PMCA-type, whose translation MVSPDTSDRPLIYSGLTSEQVQFNRHHYGSNILTPPQKTPWWSLYLDKFSDPVIRVLIIAAIIALAIGIIEGEYAEALGILMAIFLATTLAFVNEYRANKAFDLLNHVYNQTPVKVIRDHKFTQISRQDLVVDDLVYIEQGDEVPADGELLEAVSLLVDQAKITGESKTVKKLSKSTFLSNYSEQQTYPPFRVYRSTIVAQGHGIFRVTAVGDRSEIGQVAQAVISLENYQLTPLNIQLQKLSQLIGIIGLLMAGLTFSGLLIQGIIREKISLNFPQTYCLSLVLISSLIIFIPVWFPIVKEGLKAVTLSFDCPQLFPDYSLNLWVVSVSSGLLLFLGGISLIYFQGWINHVNDILLSPSVGIIILNYFMVAVTIIVVAVPEGLAMSVTLSLAYSMAKMAAMNNLVRRMHACETIGAATVICSDKTGTLTQNKMQVEIANFPCLNCLKPTQKQIYQNLIYEGIAVNSTADLERTSQDNYSSIGNVTEGALLLWLNHQTVDYLTYRHHFNLIIQLPFSPEQKYMVTAGKSTVISGNILYFKGAPEIILSRCSQQLTSTGIRELDNKDEWLQSIYIYQERGMRVLGLAYNYLDSQVTEKEINNVSNDLIWLGFFAITDPLRPDIIEAINRCFQAGIEIKIVTGDSQKTAEEIAKKLNLYTTENNHNHPCFHLTGQEFNQLNEEEAKSVIKTLKLLSRATPLDKLRLVKLLQKNGEVVAVTGDGTNDAAALKQAQVGLSMGSGTAIAKEASDIILLDDSFNSIVTAVMWGRSLYENIQRFLLFQLTVNIVALGIAFFGLFIGISLPLTVTQMLWINLIMDTFAALALATEPPHETVLNKPPRHPQDFIISSKMLNLIMRTGSIFLLFLMGFLAYLERDGTVTPYELSIFFAVFVFLQFWNLFNTRSFGLKQWFWQGLGENKAFLAITTVIFLGQIFIVQWGGKLFRTVPLSFKDWFWIILGTSFVLWIGELWRFLLRKRTDNTVYIE comes from the coding sequence ATGGTTTCCCCCGACACAAGTGATCGACCTTTAATTTATAGTGGCTTGACTTCTGAACAAGTCCAGTTCAATCGTCATCATTATGGTAGCAATATTTTAACCCCTCCCCAAAAAACCCCGTGGTGGTCTCTTTATTTAGATAAGTTTAGTGACCCAGTTATTCGTGTTTTAATTATTGCTGCTATCATCGCTTTAGCTATTGGCATCATTGAAGGAGAATATGCAGAAGCTTTGGGTATTTTAATGGCGATTTTTTTGGCTACTACCCTGGCTTTTGTGAATGAATATCGGGCTAATAAAGCGTTTGATTTATTGAATCATGTCTATAATCAAACCCCCGTTAAAGTTATTCGTGATCATAAATTTACCCAAATTTCTCGTCAAGATTTAGTGGTGGATGATTTGGTTTATATTGAACAAGGGGATGAGGTACCGGCGGATGGAGAATTATTAGAAGCAGTGAGTTTGTTGGTTGATCAAGCTAAAATTACGGGGGAATCTAAGACCGTTAAAAAGTTATCCAAATCAACTTTTTTATCTAATTATTCTGAACAACAAACTTATCCCCCTTTTCGGGTTTATCGTAGTACCATTGTGGCTCAAGGTCATGGTATTTTTCGAGTGACAGCGGTAGGCGATCGCAGTGAAATTGGACAAGTGGCTCAAGCGGTGATTTCCCTTGAAAATTATCAATTAACCCCTTTAAATATTCAATTACAAAAGCTAAGTCAACTAATTGGTATTATTGGTTTATTGATGGCAGGACTCACGTTTTCGGGTCTATTGATTCAAGGCATAATCAGGGAAAAAATTTCCCTAAATTTTCCTCAAACTTATTGTTTAAGCTTAGTTCTGATCAGTAGTTTAATTATTTTCATTCCTGTTTGGTTTCCCATTGTCAAAGAAGGCTTGAAAGCCGTTACTTTATCTTTTGATTGTCCTCAATTGTTTCCAGACTATTCTCTTAATTTATGGGTAGTTAGTGTTAGTAGTGGCTTACTGCTTTTTTTAGGGGGTATTTCCTTGATTTACTTTCAGGGATGGATCAATCATGTTAATGATATATTATTGTCTCCGTCCGTAGGCATTATTATCTTAAATTATTTTATGGTTGCTGTCACTATCATTGTGGTGGCTGTCCCTGAAGGGTTAGCTATGAGTGTTACTTTATCCCTGGCTTATAGTATGGCAAAAATGGCAGCCATGAATAATTTAGTCAGACGAATGCACGCTTGTGAAACCATTGGGGCTGCTACGGTTATTTGTTCTGATAAAACAGGCACATTAACCCAAAACAAAATGCAGGTTGAGATTGCGAATTTTCCTTGTTTGAATTGTTTAAAACCTACACAAAAACAAATTTATCAAAATTTAATCTATGAAGGGATTGCCGTCAATAGTACCGCCGACTTAGAAAGAACCTCTCAAGATAATTATTCTTCCATTGGTAATGTTACAGAAGGGGCTTTATTATTATGGTTAAACCATCAAACGGTTGATTATCTAACCTATCGCCATCATTTCAATCTGATCATTCAACTGCCTTTTTCTCCTGAGCAAAAATATATGGTTACAGCAGGTAAATCTACTGTTATATCAGGGAATATACTCTATTTTAAAGGTGCGCCTGAGATCATTTTATCTCGTTGTTCTCAACAATTAACCTCAACAGGAATTAGAGAGCTAGATAATAAAGATGAATGGTTACAAAGTATATATATATATCAAGAAAGAGGCATGAGAGTATTAGGTCTTGCTTACAATTATTTAGATAGTCAGGTAACAGAAAAAGAGATTAATAATGTGAGTAATGACTTAATTTGGTTAGGATTTTTTGCTATTACTGATCCCTTACGTCCCGATATCATAGAAGCTATTAATCGTTGTTTTCAGGCAGGAATTGAGATAAAAATTGTTACAGGAGATAGTCAGAAAACAGCCGAAGAAATCGCCAAAAAACTTAATTTATATACCACAGAAAATAATCATAATCATCCCTGTTTTCATTTAACAGGTCAAGAATTTAATCAGCTTAATGAGGAAGAAGCAAAATCAGTTATAAAAACCTTAAAACTGTTATCAAGGGCCACTCCATTAGACAAACTAAGGTTAGTTAAGCTATTACAAAAAAATGGAGAAGTTGTGGCAGTGACAGGGGATGGAACCAATGATGCTGCTGCTTTAAAACAAGCACAAGTTGGCTTATCAATGGGAAGTGGGACAGCGATCGCTAAAGAAGCGAGTGATATTATTTTATTAGATGATTCTTTTAATAGTATTGTTACTGCGGTGATGTGGGGACGATCATTATATGAAAATATTCAACGATTTTTACTCTTTCAATTAACCGTTAATATTGTCGCTTTGGGTATTGCTTTTTTTGGTCTATTTATTGGTATTTCATTGCCTTTAACGGTTACACAAATGCTCTGGATCAATTTAATTATGGATACCTTTGCAGCCTTAGCTTTAGCTACGGAACCTCCCCACGAAACAGTATTGAATAAACCCCCTCGTCATCCTCAAGATTTTATTATTTCTTCTAAAATGTTGAACCTTATTATGAGGACAGGTTCAATCTTTTTACTGTTTTTAATGGGATTTTTAGCTTATTTAGAGAGAGATGGAACGGTTACCCCTTATGAACTTTCTATCTTCTTTGCTGTTTTTGTTTTCTTACAATTTTGGAATTTATTTAATACTCGTTCTTTTGGTTTAAAACAATGGTTTTGGCAAGGGTTAGGAGAAAACAAGGCTTTTTTAGCTATTACCACTGTAATTTTTTTAGGACAGATTTTTATTGTTCAGTGGGGGGGTAAACTATTTAGAACCGTTCCCCTGTCATTCAAAGATTGGTTCTGGATTATTTTAGGAACGTCTTTTGTATTATGGATCGGCGAATTATGGCGTTTTCTCCTGAGAAAAAGAACAGACAACACTGTTTATATTGAATAG
- a CDS encoding SDR family oxidoreductase, with the protein MKKLLITGASGFLGYNVCQYAQENWQVYGTYYHNRINIDRINCFKVDITNIQELHTVFNEIKPDGVIHLAAASKPNYCQNNPEDAYQINVTASLNLAKLCADGNIPCVFTSTDLVFDGLNSPYQESDPVSPISYYGEQKVQAEQEMLAIYPKTVICRMPLMFGIPSSHAASFIQFFLTTFREGKPLSLFTDEYRTPVSGLTAAKGLLLALEKGEGEIIHLGGKERISRYQFGHLMAEVFDFSQELITPCSQQDVPMAAPRSPDTSLDSSKAFQLGYEPLSLREELEQLKDKV; encoded by the coding sequence ATGAAAAAACTTTTAATTACAGGGGCAAGTGGATTTTTGGGTTATAATGTTTGTCAATATGCTCAGGAAAATTGGCAAGTTTATGGCACTTATTATCATAATAGAATTAATATAGATAGGATTAATTGTTTCAAGGTTGATATTACAAATATTCAGGAATTACACACAGTCTTTAATGAGATAAAGCCGGATGGCGTAATTCATTTAGCAGCAGCATCAAAACCGAACTATTGTCAAAATAATCCAGAAGATGCTTATCAAATAAATGTAACTGCTTCGTTGAATCTTGCTAAATTATGTGCTGATGGTAATATTCCTTGTGTTTTTACTTCAACTGATTTAGTTTTTGATGGGTTAAATTCACCGTATCAAGAAAGTGATCCCGTTTCTCCCATTAGTTATTATGGGGAACAAAAAGTGCAAGCAGAACAGGAAATGTTAGCTATTTACCCAAAAACGGTTATTTGTAGAATGCCCTTGATGTTTGGTATTCCTTCTTCCCATGCAGCTAGTTTTATCCAATTCTTTTTAACCACATTTCGAGAGGGAAAACCCCTGAGTTTATTTACGGATGAATATCGAACTCCTGTCAGTGGTTTAACCGCAGCCAAAGGGCTATTATTAGCCTTAGAAAAAGGAGAAGGAGAGATTATACATTTGGGGGGAAAAGAGAGAATTTCTCGTTATCAATTTGGGCATTTAATGGCAGAGGTATTTGACTTTTCTCAAGAGTTAATTACCCCTTGTTCACAACAAGATGTGCCAATGGCTGCCCCGCGATCGCCTGATACCTCTTTAGACAGTTCAAAAGCGTTTCAATTAGGGTATGAACCCTTATCTTTAAGAGAAGAATTAGAACAATTAAAGGATAAAGTATAA
- a CDS encoding RNA recognition motif domain-containing protein yields MSIYVGNLAYEVTDADLNTVFSDYGSVKRIHIPTDRETGRPRGFAFVEMDTEEEESKAIDTLDGAEWMGRSMKVNQARPRN; encoded by the coding sequence ATGTCAATTTATGTAGGAAACCTCGCTTACGAGGTAACAGATGCAGACCTTAACACAGTATTTTCTGATTATGGTTCTGTTAAGCGCATTCATATCCCTACAGACCGTGAAACGGGTCGTCCCAGAGGTTTTGCTTTTGTGGAAATGGATACAGAAGAAGAAGAAAGTAAAGCCATTGATACCTTAGATGGTGCAGAATGGATGGGACGTTCTATGAAAGTTAACCAAGCTCGTCCCCGTAACTAA
- a CDS encoding HAD-IA family hydrolase, with product MKQPKVIFFDAVGTLFGVKGSVGEVYSYLATQVGVQCDPQKLETAFFKQFKKSPPLAFRGVDIMAVSDLEYQWWYQVAYDTYQEAEVMDQFKDFDGFFRQLYDYFATPHPWFLYTDVFPALQHWQKQGIPLGIISNFDSRIYEVLDLFGLSNFFQTITISSTTGTAKPDVDIFIEALKKHQCQPKDAWHIGDSKKEDYEGAKAAGINAFLLERNGDIDRSDYTIVNSMEMLI from the coding sequence ATGAAACAACCTAAAGTAATTTTTTTTGATGCTGTTGGCACATTATTTGGGGTTAAAGGATCTGTGGGAGAAGTCTATAGCTATCTGGCTACACAGGTTGGTGTACAATGTGATCCTCAAAAGTTAGAAACTGCCTTTTTTAAACAGTTTAAAAAATCTCCCCCGTTAGCCTTTCGAGGGGTAGATATTATGGCGGTGTCAGACTTAGAATATCAGTGGTGGTATCAGGTAGCTTATGATACCTATCAAGAAGCCGAAGTGATGGATCAATTTAAGGATTTTGATGGCTTTTTTCGTCAGCTTTACGATTACTTTGCTACCCCTCATCCTTGGTTCCTTTATACCGATGTTTTTCCGGCTTTACAACATTGGCAAAAACAAGGTATTCCTCTAGGAATTATCTCAAATTTTGATAGCAGAATTTATGAAGTATTGGATCTATTTGGCTTAAGTAATTTCTTTCAAACGATTACTATTTCTTCAACAACTGGAACAGCTAAACCTGATGTTGATATTTTTATTGAAGCCCTAAAAAAACATCAATGTCAGCCAAAAGATGCTTGGCATATTGGAGATAGTAAAAAAGAAGATTATGAAGGAGCAAAAGCTGCTGGAATTAATGCTTTTTTATTAGAAAGAAACGGGGACATTGATAGATCGGATTATACAATTGTTAATTCAATGGAGATGTTAATATAA
- a CDS encoding circadian clock KaiB family protein: MKSTYSLKLYIASNTVNSQLAMNTLTEICHEDLNDDCHIEIIDILDNFEKAETEKIVAIPTLLLQSAYSSQKRLVGNLSNREQVLQEIKMLQKNAVYN, encoded by the coding sequence ATGAAATCTACCTATTCCCTGAAATTATATATTGCTAGTAATACGGTTAATTCCCAACTAGCTATGAATACGCTTACTGAAATTTGTCATGAGGATCTTAACGATGATTGCCACATAGAAATTATTGATATTTTAGATAACTTTGAAAAAGCTGAAACTGAAAAAATTGTTGCTATTCCTACATTACTATTACAGTCAGCTTATTCGTCTCAAAAAAGGCTTGTTGGTAATTTATCTAATCGAGAACAAGTTTTGCAAGAAATTAAAATGTTGCAAAAGAATGCAGTTTATAATTAG
- a CDS encoding M1 family metallopeptidase — MTLKHFDSENNNRKFELPGAKPHYNPDRYGQVNHIFLDLTLDIPHQSFTGTCAITLTPVRSGINQLILDAVDLNINSVFINKVSQPFDYDKEKLTINLLQPTQENPITIIINYGVENPQRGLYFIAPNEHYPDKPTQVWTQGEDEDSRFWFPCFDYPGQLATSEIKVKVPNNFMAISNGELINQETVGEETIYHWSQKQIHPTYLMTLAVGEFSEIKDQWKGIPVNYYVEKGKEEEANLSMGKTPQMIDYFSSKFGYDYPYPKYTQVCVNDFIFGGMENTSTTLLTDRCLLDEKALNDRPFTESLVAHELAHQWFGDLVVIKHWSHAWIKEGMASYSEVLWTEHEYGKDDAAYYLLNEARSYLEEDSSRYRRPIVTNIYREAIELYDRHLYEKGACVYHMIRGILGDELFDKAIHRFVNENAHKTVETIDLLRAIETSTGYNLLFLFDQYVFRGGHPDYKINYSWDNDNNLAKLTITQTQVTEEEGNSKDSFDLKIPIGFGYKNSAMKTFTLRIHEKQQSFYFPLESKPDYISFDVNNYFLKTVELDYPIAELKAQLSHDPDPISRTYAAIAIGKKGNLEAIKSLEEALIKDSFWGVRLEAAKQLGKISLDQAGEALQKGLSDDNAKVRRAVIESLGNIKNNYCYETLKTCLETENTSYYCEAAIARSLGSILSGNLKEKTPEVIDLLKNILETRSGWNEVVRSGAIGGLSQLKTNPDAVDVIFEYTKLGIPQALRLAAIRALGSISTGQTPNKLEEILEILEAISQETFFLTQVAATIALGQMETPKAVTILQGLADRTPDGRVKRKAEEAIKKVQKKLGSDKGMQSLRDELEKLKQENQDLQSRIANLEAKNGQAK; from the coding sequence ATGACTCTGAAACATTTTGATAGCGAAAATAATAACCGTAAATTTGAATTACCTGGTGCTAAACCCCATTATAATCCCGATCGCTACGGACAAGTTAATCATATTTTCCTCGATCTTACCTTAGATATTCCTCATCAAAGCTTTACAGGAACTTGCGCTATTACGTTAACCCCTGTCCGTTCGGGTATTAATCAATTAATATTAGATGCGGTTGATTTAAACATCAATTCTGTTTTCATCAATAAAGTCAGTCAACCTTTTGATTATGACAAAGAAAAATTAACAATCAACCTTCTACAACCTACCCAAGAAAATCCTATTACCATTATCATAAATTATGGAGTAGAGAACCCTCAAAGGGGACTCTATTTTATCGCCCCAAATGAACATTATCCCGATAAACCTACCCAAGTTTGGACACAAGGAGAAGATGAAGATTCACGGTTTTGGTTCCCTTGTTTTGACTATCCAGGACAGTTAGCAACCTCAGAAATTAAAGTTAAAGTTCCTAATAATTTTATGGCTATATCTAACGGGGAATTAATTAATCAAGAAACTGTTGGAGAAGAAACAATTTATCATTGGTCACAAAAACAGATTCATCCTACTTATTTAATGACCTTAGCAGTGGGAGAATTTAGTGAAATTAAAGACCAATGGAAGGGAATACCTGTTAATTATTATGTCGAAAAAGGTAAAGAAGAAGAAGCCAACTTAAGCATGGGAAAAACTCCCCAAATGATTGACTATTTTTCCTCAAAATTTGGCTATGATTATCCTTACCCTAAATATACCCAGGTTTGTGTTAATGACTTCATCTTTGGAGGGATGGAAAATACCTCAACCACCCTATTAACCGACCGCTGTTTACTCGATGAAAAAGCCCTTAATGATCGACCGTTTACTGAAAGTTTAGTCGCCCATGAATTAGCCCATCAATGGTTTGGTGATTTAGTAGTTATTAAACATTGGTCACACGCTTGGATTAAAGAAGGAATGGCTTCCTATTCAGAGGTTTTATGGACAGAACATGAATACGGAAAAGATGACGCTGCTTACTATTTATTAAACGAAGCAAGAAGTTATTTAGAAGAAGATTCTTCCCGTTATCGTCGTCCTATTGTGACTAATATTTATCGAGAAGCCATTGAATTATACGATCGCCATTTATACGAAAAAGGGGCTTGTGTTTATCACATGATTCGGGGGATTTTAGGAGATGAATTATTTGATAAAGCTATTCATAGGTTTGTTAATGAAAATGCTCACAAAACCGTAGAAACTATTGATTTATTAAGAGCAATAGAAACATCAACCGGCTATAATCTGTTATTCCTTTTCGATCAATATGTATTCCGAGGAGGACACCCAGACTATAAAATAAATTACAGTTGGGATAATGATAATAACTTAGCTAAATTAACCATTACTCAAACCCAAGTTACAGAAGAGGAAGGTAATAGTAAAGATAGTTTTGATCTGAAAATTCCCATCGGGTTTGGCTATAAAAATTCAGCCATGAAAACCTTTACCTTGCGTATTCATGAGAAACAACAAAGTTTTTATTTTCCCTTAGAGAGTAAACCCGACTATATCAGCTTTGATGTTAATAACTATTTCTTGAAAACCGTAGAATTAGACTATCCCATTGCCGAATTAAAAGCCCAACTAAGCCATGATCCCGATCCTATTTCTCGTACCTATGCAGCCATTGCTATTGGCAAAAAAGGCAACTTAGAAGCCATTAAAAGTTTAGAAGAAGCCTTAATAAAAGACTCCTTTTGGGGAGTTAGATTAGAAGCGGCTAAACAGTTAGGAAAAATTTCCTTAGATCAAGCAGGAGAAGCATTACAAAAAGGGTTATCAGATGATAATGCAAAAGTCCGACGGGCGGTTATTGAAAGCTTAGGGAATATCAAAAATAATTACTGTTATGAAACCTTAAAAACTTGCCTAGAAACTGAAAACACAAGCTACTATTGTGAAGCGGCGATCGCCAGAAGTTTAGGGTCAATTTTATCAGGGAATTTAAAAGAGAAAACCCCAGAAGTTATAGACTTATTAAAAAATATCTTAGAAACTCGTTCAGGATGGAATGAAGTGGTAAGGTCAGGGGCAATTGGTGGGTTAAGTCAACTCAAAACGAACCCTGATGCGGTGGACGTGATTTTCGAATATACAAAATTAGGAATTCCTCAAGCGTTACGTTTAGCAGCTATTCGTGCATTGGGAAGTATTTCTACAGGCCAAACCCCCAATAAACTAGAAGAAATCTTAGAGATTTTAGAAGCCATTTCTCAAGAAACTTTCTTCTTAACTCAGGTGGCTGCTACCATAGCCTTAGGACAAATGGAAACCCCGAAAGCGGTGACTATTTTACAAGGGTTAGCCGATAGAACCCCTGATGGACGAGTTAAAAGAAAAGCCGAAGAAGCTATCAAAAAAGTCCAGAAAAAATTAGGTTCAGATAAAGGAATGCAATCCCTCAGAGATGAACTAGAAAAACTGAAACAAGAAAATCAAGACTTACAAAGTCGGATCGCTAATTTAGAAGCTAAAAATGGTCAAGCAAAATAG
- a CDS encoding Nif11-like leader peptide family natural product precursor produces the protein MAKEKVIEFLGEAAKNQDLKEKLQTVKNPDELTSLAKEKGFEFSSENVDEALEELKQQPGFFGKLAEAIAEAFSPPHDNVPPSIGAQPYSGDSNPNS, from the coding sequence ATGGCTAAAGAGAAAGTTATTGAATTTTTAGGTGAGGCTGCTAAAAATCAAGACCTCAAAGAAAAATTACAAACCGTCAAAAACCCCGATGAATTAACCTCATTAGCGAAAGAAAAAGGGTTTGAATTTTCATCAGAAAATGTCGATGAAGCGTTGGAGGAATTAAAGCAACAGCCCGGATTTTTTGGTAAATTAGCAGAAGCGATCGCCGAAGCATTTAGTCCCCCTCATGATAATGTTCCCCCTTCCATCGGCGCACAACCCTATAGTGGTGATTCTAACCCGAATTCATGA